TGTCCGTTATGACGCTTGACCACCTCTTCCAGGCAGGAAGAGGTGCTGACCGGGGTCACGACTATTCCGCCGTCGTTCTCCTGGACCATGTAGGAGGCCACGACGGTCAGGGACTGGTCACCATAGACGTAGTTCCCTTGGTCGTCCACGAATATCGTACGGTCAGCATCGCCATCGTGGGCTATGCCCAGGTCAGCCCCGGTGGCCTTGACCACGGCCATGAGGTCCTTGAGATTTTCAGGTGTTGGCTCGCTGGGATGCCCAGGGAAAGTGCCCTGAGGGTTCCCGTTAAGAGTGATGGCCCTAACACCCAGCGAATCCAGCAGACCAGGGGAGGTCACCGAACCGGCGCCGTTGGCGCAATCCAAGACCACGGTGAGGTTCGCTTCGGCGATGGCTGATCGATCGACCGAGCGCCGAATGGCGTTGGTGTAGGAGGTCCCCACTCCCTCCAAACGAGAAATGGAACCGACATCCTTCCACCCAGGGAGACCAAAGCTGCGCTCAAAATAGATGCGCTCGATACCTTCCTCCTTGACCCTTGGCATCTCAGTGCCGTCGTGGTCCACACATTTGATGCCGTTGTACTCCGGCGGGTTGTGGGAGGCGGTGATCATGACCCCACCCTTGACCCCGGAGTGTTTCACGTAATATTGCAGGGCGGGCGTGGGCAACATGCCCAGGTCCACCACGCTGCTTCCAGCGGAAATCATTCCGGCGGTCACAGCTGAACGCAACATGTCCGCGGATGTCCGAGAATCTGTGGCGATGGCCACCCTCCCCATCATGAAGGTGCCGATGGCCCTCCCTACATCCAATGCCATCTCAACCGTCATGTCCTGATTGATTATCCCTCGCACTCCGTTGGTTCCAAATAGCTTTGACAAAAAATCACCTGGGCCGGTCGCGTTGGGATATGATGATGATATTAATTATGTCCGCGGAGTCCTTGAAATTGTCCGCTGAGTTCTCGATGCCGTGAAGCAGGTCGCGCATAAGATAGAGGGCACGGGCGTCCATGTTGGACATGAAGAACTCCTTCTTCATCATGAAGTACAGATCATCCATTATGTGCTCGGATTCCTCGATCTCCTTGCGTATCTTGATGACCAGGTCGTTGTTGGAGCCTAAGTTGTCCACACATACCTTGAGCCCCTTTGCCATGCGCTCCAGCTCCCGGGTCATGATGCTGAACTTGGTCCAAATGCCTGACGACACCGGAATACCGATCTCCAGCACCAGCTGCAGGTTCATGCCTGCCTCTTTGCACCAATCGGCGGCGTAGTCCATCCTTCGTACCAGATGCAGAAGGTCCTCCCGGTTCTTCTCCTCCAGGTCCCCACGGGACAGCTCCTCGGATATGAACTGCTCGTGGGCGTCCGCTCCCTTCTCTGCCAGGAAAGAACGTTTCAGAGCGTCAATGGCTTTGTCCTTATCCCCCTGACAAAGGAAGGACATAGCCCGATTGAATTCCAATATCGTGTCCCCAACATCCTGAGCATGGCTCCTCAGTTCTTTGGAGACCATTGATTCCCGCCTCGAATAGAACCATTCTAGCAACGATGTTCTGTCACTCAAGCCTTATCGCCTCTTCAATTCCATTTTTCGGTTTGGGGTAAAGCACCGCGGTCTTGGGATTGACCGCTAAATAGAGTTCCTTACCAATAGTTAATAGATTCCCATCAAGGGAGGCAACATCAAATCCTACCTCCTCTTCGTCCTCAGTAATAGCTGTGATATGCGAGTAGGTACCCATGAAGGTGATGTTGGTCACCGTGGCCTTCATGCCTTCCGGGGCTACGAACATGAACTCTGGCCGTACGGAGATCACCGTGGCATCCCCTACTTCCATGTCCGTTTGGGCGACCTTTATCAGACCACCGTTCCTCAGCTCCACCAACGACACCCCGTCCTTGACCTCCCTGATCCAACCCTCCAACAGGTTGGTCTCGCCGATGAAGTTGGCACTGAACAGGTTCCTTGGACGAGCGTACAGTTCTTCGGGGGTCCCGGTCTCCACTACCGTGCCAGCCCGCATGAGCACGATGCGGTCGGAGACCGATTGAGCCTCCTCCTGGTCGTGGGTCACGTGAACGGTGGTGATGCCCAGCTCCTTGGACAGGCGCCGCAGTTCGTATCGCAGGTCCACGCGCACCCGGGAATCCAGGGCGGAAAGCGGTTCATCCAGCAATAGTAGTTTGGACCCGGAGGCCAATGCTCTGGCCAATGATGTCTTCTGTTGTTCACCACCGCACAGCTCGGAGGGGAACATGCCCATCTTATCCAGCAACTTGACCATGCCCAGATATTTCCTTGATATCTCATTCTGCACATCTGGGGAGAGGTCCTTGGCACGAGGACCGTAGGAAACGTTGTTCTGTACGGACAGATGCGGAAACAGAGCGATGTTCTGGAAGACGTACCCAATGTCGCGGTCCTCGATGGGCACGCCGGTCATATCCTTTCCCCCTATGAACACCTTGCCATCGCTAGGCTCGATGATCCCGGCGATCATGCGTATCAATGTGGTCTTTCCGCAGCCCGACGGCCCGAGAATGGTCACGTACTCTCCGTCCTCCACCGTGAGGTAGACCTGATTGACGGCGATGACGCTGCCATACTCCTTTCTCAACCCCACCAACCGTACTTCGGGCATTCACTCCACCTTCAGTTCGTTCTCCAATCCACCGGGGGGTATGGGGAACACGGTACCCTTTATCTCTTCCCAGTGCACGTTCAGTAGATCGCCCTCGGTCACCTTTCCCCTCCTCCAGGAGGGGATCTTAGAGGATATCATCTGGCCATTCTCCATCCTAAGGTCTACGTGCAGGTTGCGTCCCTCGAATATCACCCTCTCTACCCTGGCAGTGAAATAGCCGGGCTTGTCGCGTGAGACATCGGTATTACCGATCTTGACCCCCAGCACCGCCTTGGTCCCCGGCGCCATTTCCGTAGGGCGGGCCTTGAGCACCACCCCATCGTCCGTCCGCAAGGACGCCACCGACCCTGATTTCAAT
Above is a genomic segment from Methanomassiliicoccales archaeon containing:
- the glmM gene encoding phosphoglucosamine mutase, with protein sequence MSKLFGTNGVRGIINQDMTVEMALDVGRAIGTFMMGRVAIATDSRTSADMLRSAVTAGMISAGSSVVDLGMLPTPALQYYVKHSGVKGGVMITASHNPPEYNGIKCVDHDGTEMPRVKEEGIERIYFERSFGLPGWKDVGSISRLEGVGTSYTNAIRRSVDRSAIAEANLTVVLDCANGAGSVTSPGLLDSLGVRAITLNGNPQGTFPGHPSEPTPENLKDLMAVVKATGADLGIAHDGDADRTIFVDDQGNYVYGDQSLTVVASYMVQENDGGIVVTPVSTSSCLEEVVKRHNGQVLYTKVGAPIVARKMMEIGAVFGGEENGGLIFPEHQHCRDAAMTMAKMLEIIAKKGPLSELLKEVPRYSLDKRKLTCPDEKKEWVLEQVEVHFAEEKIDLTDGVKIYFEGGWSLVRPSGTEPIFRVYSEGKDEATAKRCGDECEKVLRELLEE
- a CDS encoding DUF47 family protein; this translates as MVSKELRSHAQDVGDTILEFNRAMSFLCQGDKDKAIDALKRSFLAEKGADAHEQFISEELSRGDLEEKNREDLLHLVRRMDYAADWCKEAGMNLQLVLEIGIPVSSGIWTKFSIMTRELERMAKGLKVCVDNLGSNNDLVIKIRKEIEESEHIMDDLYFMMKKEFFMSNMDARALYLMRDLLHGIENSADNFKDSADIINIIIISQRDRPR
- a CDS encoding ABC transporter ATP-binding protein, with the protein product MPEVRLVGLRKEYGSVIAVNQVYLTVEDGEYVTILGPSGCGKTTLIRMIAGIIEPSDGKVFIGGKDMTGVPIEDRDIGYVFQNIALFPHLSVQNNVSYGPRAKDLSPDVQNEISRKYLGMVKLLDKMGMFPSELCGGEQQKTSLARALASGSKLLLLDEPLSALDSRVRVDLRYELRRLSKELGITTVHVTHDQEEAQSVSDRIVLMRAGTVVETGTPEELYARPRNLFSANFIGETNLLEGWIREVKDGVSLVELRNGGLIKVAQTDMEVGDATVISVRPEFMFVAPEGMKATVTNITFMGTYSHITAITEDEEEVGFDVASLDGNLLTIGKELYLAVNPKTAVLYPKPKNGIEEAIRLE